Proteins from one Clostridia bacterium genomic window:
- the scpB gene encoding SMC-Scp complex subunit ScpB, whose protein sequence is MDIKEIKSIVEGLLFVAGEAVPIKDICSVINIDEQTLRRIVNQMMDSFVEENRGIQIIEVNNCYQLCTRPEHYEYIERLVKPQTRQGLSQASLETLAIIAYKQPVTKAQVDYVRGVKSEGCISRLVEKELIFEADRMDGPGRPILYRTTDSFLKLFGLKSLKELPVLKELTEEAGA, encoded by the coding sequence ATGGATATAAAGGAAATAAAGTCGATTGTAGAAGGTCTTTTGTTTGTAGCCGGAGAAGCTGTACCCATAAAGGATATTTGCAGCGTCATCAATATTGATGAGCAAACTCTCCGGAGAATTGTCAATCAGATGATGGACAGCTTTGTTGAAGAAAACAGAGGAATTCAGATTATCGAGGTCAACAACTGCTATCAGCTTTGCACAAGGCCTGAGCACTACGAATACATTGAAAGACTGGTGAAGCCTCAGACAAGGCAAGGTCTTTCCCAGGCATCTCTTGAGACTCTCGCTATAATTGCATATAAACAGCCAGTTACAAAAGCACAGGTTGATTATGTCAGAGGTGTAAAATCCGAAGGCTGTATATCAAGGCTAGTAGAGAAAGAGCTGATATTTGAAGCAGATAGAATGGATGGCCCCGGAAGACCTATATTGTACAGGACTACTGACAGCTTCCTCAAGCTTTTTGGATTGAAGTCTTTAAAGGAACTGCCTGTTCTAAAGGAGCTGACAGAGGAAGCAGGAGCATAG
- a CDS encoding DUF2953 domain-containing protein: MLKIIFVILIILTLLYLMPIVVRIDARKDNENDKITIGLRTFYGLLKLNTDIPFLEIIFKDGRPGLKYKIEVANKKRSKLLARFTKIMNMREGEGVYKAYKRNKSTIFPVLKYITGKTKVSNFNLKLSFGAGDAAATGILYGVAWIVLGNIMTLTRCYLNVYEPKIAVIPIFSQVQLSIDFSCIISLKLGHIINAGIRALPALISSLRE; this comes from the coding sequence ATGCTGAAAATAATATTTGTAATACTTATAATACTGACTCTTCTATATTTAATGCCGATAGTTGTAAGGATAGATGCGAGAAAGGATAATGAAAACGATAAAATAACCATTGGTTTGAGGACATTTTATGGTTTGCTAAAGCTAAATACAGATATACCCTTCCTCGAGATAATATTTAAAGATGGAAGACCAGGCTTGAAGTACAAAATTGAAGTTGCTAACAAGAAAAGAAGCAAGCTGCTGGCAAGGTTCACCAAGATCATGAACATGAGGGAAGGAGAGGGCGTATACAAAGCATACAAGAGGAATAAATCCACGATTTTTCCTGTATTAAAATACATCACAGGCAAGACGAAAGTAAGCAATTTCAACCTGAAACTAAGTTTCGGCGCCGGCGATGCAGCTGCAACAGGGATTTTATACGGAGTTGCCTGGATAGTCCTTGGCAATATTATGACTCTTACCAGATGCTATTTGAACGTTTACGAGCCAAAGATAGCGGTCATTCCAATATTTAGTCAGGTTCAGCTATCCATCGATTTTAGCTGTATAATTAGTCTAAAATTAGGTCATATTATAAATGCTGGAATTAGGGCATTGCCTGCATTGATATCCAGTTTGAGAGAATAA
- the ytfJ gene encoding GerW family sporulation protein, giving the protein MEQPVESLMRTTMENIKNMIDVNTVVGDAVVTKDGTVIVPVSKVSFAFIAGGGQYSGSSDKEEVEGSKYPFAGGSGAGVTVQPIGFLATTNGQLKVIPVKYSSAMDRVVDMVPNLISNVENYMSKRKNTEEEKIEM; this is encoded by the coding sequence TTGGAACAGCCTGTAGAAAGCTTAATGAGAACAACTATGGAAAACATCAAAAATATGATAGATGTCAATACCGTAGTAGGTGATGCAGTAGTAACAAAGGACGGCACTGTGATTGTGCCTGTATCCAAGGTGTCCTTCGCCTTTATAGCAGGTGGTGGACAGTATTCGGGTTCTTCCGACAAGGAAGAAGTGGAAGGAAGCAAATATCCATTTGCAGGAGGCAGCGGTGCTGGAGTTACAGTACAGCCGATAGGCTTTTTAGCCACAACAAACGGACAGCTTAAGGTGATACCGGTGAAGTACAGTAGTGCAATGGATAGAGTAGTTGATATGGTGCCAAACCTAATCAGTAATGTGGAAAATTATATGAGTAAGAGGAAAAATACTGAAGAAGAAAAAATAGAAATGTAG